One window of Bos indicus isolate NIAB-ARS_2022 breed Sahiwal x Tharparkar chromosome 18, NIAB-ARS_B.indTharparkar_mat_pri_1.0, whole genome shotgun sequence genomic DNA carries:
- the CENPBD1 gene encoding tigger transposable element-derived protein 1, whose translation MPGKRSLNAAVIRSAKRERKAITLDVKLEVLRRFEVGEKLSQIAKALGLAASTVATIRDNKDKIKASSQIATPLRASRLTRRRSAVMETMERLLCVWLEDQSQRNVPLSVTVIQKKAKSLFDDLQREQGESSQTEKFTASKGWFVRFKERHCLPHFKMNISAPAKKDEYPEILKSIIQEGEYTPQQVFNVDETGLYWKRMPERMFLSVEERAEPGFKSSKDRLMLLLGGNAAGDFKLKPLLVYHSENPKALKGYSKPNLPVIWRSSRKAWATRSIFHEWFTYFFCPAIEKYCAQNNLTNKALLILDKAPCHPVNLNDLSDTVRVEYLHDSTADSIQPMGQGVTSAFRAHYLRRTFEHILEATDGEDTAEIREFWRNYSIVDAVDNIAVAWGELRPATMNSVWKKIWPECVQFQSASQTDGIAQLQQNIVILAKSVAVGEVGEADVDQLLQSHEEGLSNEELMQLEQEPAGEEEEGEEAAPALRQLTTRELSAAFSHFEAGLQVLTSNSPDAAWKLQVSRAINDAISCYRELYSEKERCSKQLS comes from the coding sequence ATGCCTGGGAAAAGGTCCCTAAACGCCGCAGTCATCCGGAGTgccaaaagggaaaggaaagcaaTCACTCTCGACGTGAAGTTAGAAGTGTTAAGACGTTTTGAAGTGGGTGAGAAGCTCAGCCAGATCGCAAAGGCCTTAGGCCTTGCTGCCTCTACGGTGGCAACCATCAGAGATAATAAAGACAAAATCAAAGCGAGTTCACAAATAGCCACTCCTTTGAGAGCCTCCCGGTTGACTCGCCGCCGAAGTGCAGTCATGGAGACCATGGAGCGGTTGTTGTGCGTGTGGCTTGAAGACCAGAGCCAGCGAAACGTGCCCCTGAGTGTCACCGTTATTCAGAAGAAGGCCAAGAGTTTGTTTGATGACTTACAGCGTGAGCAAGGTGAAAGCTCTCAAACAGAAAAGTTTACTGCAAGTAAAGGGTGGTTTGTGAGATTCAAGGAACGCCACTGTTTGCCCCACTTCAAAATGAACATCTCAGCTCCTGCCAAGAAGGATGAATATCCAGAAATACTGAAGAGCATCATTCAGGAAGGTGAGTACACCCCCCAGCAAGTTTTTAATGTGGATGAGACAGGTCTTTATTGGAAAAGAATGCCTGAAAGAATGTTTCTTTCAGTAGAAGAGAGAGCTGAGCCAGGATTTAAATCATCCAAAGATCGCTTGATGCTGCTTCTTGGTGGCAACGCAGCTGGGGACTTCAAATTGAAACCCCTATTGGTGTACCACTCAGAAAACCCCAAGGCTCTGAAGGGGTACTCCAAGCCCAATCTGCCCGTGATTTGGCGCTCAAGCAGAAAGGCCTGGGCAACCAGGAGCATCTTTCATGAATGGTTCACATATTTTTTTTGCCCTGCCATTGAGAAATACTGTGCCCAAAACAACCTGACCAACAAAGCCCTGCTCATCTTAGACAAGGCACCATGCCACCCAGTCAATCTGAACGATCTGTCTGATACTGTAAGAGTGGAGTATCTTCATGACAGCACAGCTGACTCGATCCAGCCCATGGGTCAAGGTGTAACCTCTGCCTTCAGAGCTCATTACCTGAGAAGGACTTTTGAGCACATCCTAGAAGCAACAGATGGGGAGGATACAGCAGAGATCAGGGAGTTCTGGAGAAACTACAGCATTGTGGACGCTGTGGACAACATCGCAGTAGCCTGGGGGGAGCTCAGACCAGCAACAATGAACAGTGTGTGGAAGAAGATTTGGCCTGAGTGTGTTCAGTTCCAGAGTGCTTCCCAAACAGATGGCATTGCACAGCTTCAACAAAATATTGTGATCCTTGCCAAGAGTGTGGCTGTTGGAGAGGTGGGAGAAGCTGATGTGGACCAGCTGCTGCAGTCCCATGAGGAGGGTCTCTCAAATGAGGAGCTGATGCAGCTGGAGCAGGAGCCcgcaggagaggaagaggagggtgaAGAGGCTGCCCCTGCCCTGCGCCAACTAACCACACGGGAGCTGTCAGCAGCCTTCTCACATTTTGAGGCTGGCTTGCAGGTCCTTACCAGTAACAGCCCTGATGCTGCGTGGAAACTGCAAGTTTCAAGAGCAATCAATGATGCAATAAGCTGCTACAGGGAGCTGTACAGTGAGAAAGAGCGGTGCTCCAAACAGCTCTCCTAG